A portion of the Trueperaceae bacterium genome contains these proteins:
- a CDS encoding LamG-like jellyroll fold domain-containing protein, producing the protein MTQATSGQQPTYQTNELNGLPVVRFDGGDILSCSDNLANSGVFTLFAVAKVDATGLRSILDRDGSTAPRIFQFRRFGDNLDLIAFNSSGTVAFVDSQPLPTSVWAVLTGVRRAAAVQAYVNGASNGATAADTVNMTGTHPTYMGGFRDNNGNVIHPNLVGDIAEVIMYDVDLSDTDREAVEGYLAAKYGLTLG; encoded by the coding sequence ATGACGCAAGCCACCAGCGGCCAACAACCCACGTACCAGACGAACGAGCTCAACGGCCTGCCTGTCGTCAGGTTCGACGGTGGTGACATCCTCAGCTGCAGCGACAACCTCGCGAACAGCGGCGTGTTCACCCTGTTCGCAGTAGCGAAGGTCGACGCCACCGGCCTCCGGAGCATCTTGGACAGGGATGGGAGCACCGCCCCTCGCATCTTCCAGTTCAGGCGGTTCGGGGACAACCTAGACCTGATCGCGTTCAACTCCAGTGGCACCGTCGCGTTCGTCGACTCGCAGCCATTACCGACCAGCGTGTGGGCGGTCCTGACCGGCGTCCGCCGTGCCGCCGCAGTGCAGGCGTACGTGAACGGAGCTTCGAACGGCGCGACCGCCGCGGACACCGTCAACATGACCGGGACGCACCCCACGTACATGGGCGGCTTCCGCGACAACAACGGCAACGTCATCCACCCCAACCTCGTCGGTGACATCGCGGAAGTCATCATGTACGACGTCGACCTCAGCGACACCGACCGGGAAGCCGTCGAGGGGTACCTAGCGGCGAAGTATGGCCTCACCCTCGGCTAG